A genomic region of Papaver somniferum cultivar HN1 chromosome 7, ASM357369v1, whole genome shotgun sequence contains the following coding sequences:
- the LOC113295875 gene encoding uncharacterized protein LOC113295875 — translation MALCSVAQVALFGSPLNLRLYNPAAVKVKKFIVDCLFKESEDYFYMCACLLWAIWKERNALVFENQKPNIGHIIRDGLFWYNRYNIMEGEDNNATRPVSMPQVITSQLSQWLPPRQNYVKINVDVAVEDFHSSCAVIATNSNGDFLRRGCQFLKQNNPLIAEAYGFLLAFQLAEKEGFNKIIVEGDCQEVVYILNGQTTMTPWRVLGIIERI, via the exons ATGGCATTG TGCTCTGTAGCTCAAGTTGCACTGTTTGGTTCTCCCCTCAACCTTCGACTATACAATCCAGCAGCGGTAAAAGTCAAGAAATTTATTGTTGACTGCCTATTTAAAGAGAGTGAAGACTACTTCTACATGTGTGCATGTCTGTTATGGGCtatatggaaagaaagaaacGCTCTTGTCTTCGAgaatcaaaaaccaaatattgGACACATCATCAGGGATGGTCTCTTCTGGTACAATAGGTACAATATCATGGAAGGTGAAGACAATAATGCAACAAGACCAGTTTCTATGCCTCAAGTTATTACTTCTCAACTGTCACAGTGGCTCCCTCCAAGGCAGAATTATGTTAAAATTAACGTCGATGTAGCTGTCGAAGACTTTCATTCATCTTGTGCAGTAATAGCTACCAACTCGAATGGGGATTTCTTGCGCAGAGGATGCCAGTTTCTGAAACAGAACAATCCCTTAATTGCCGAAGCTTATGGTTTCCTCCTCGCTTTTCAATTGGCTGAGAAAGAAGGCTTCAACAAAATTATTGTTGAAGGCGACTGCCAGGAAGTCGTCTATATCCTAAACGGTCAGACTACTATGACACCATGGAGAGTATTAGGCATTATTGAGAGAATTTAG